A section of the Flavobacterium sp. CG_23.5 genome encodes:
- a CDS encoding metallophosphoesterase: MIVRILLLSVILFIVEFYAFQAIRTLIKLKWVLISYQIISLLLFLFILYFFTQFDRSVGQTKQTMFTMGLVLLVYIPKLVLSLVLLGEDIFRIGAGSVNYFIENNDDATFFASRRKFVSQVGLGLAAVPFLSLIYGVTVGKYNYKVIRQQIFFPDLPDAFDGFTITQISDVHSGSFDNPEKINYAIDLVNEQNSDLILFTGDIVNTDAKEMHPWIETFNRIKKHEFGKYSVLGNHDYGEYVTWPSENAKEKNFQDIKNLYGQIGFKLLLNEHTFIEKGGEKIALVGVENWGQNFKKAGDINKASQYLEKEDFKILMSHDPSHWDYEIKNHDKNFHLTLSGHTHGMQFGIEIPGYFKWSLAQYVYTQWAGLYENLGRYVYVNRGFGFHAYPGRVGIMPEITVIELKKGKALA, translated from the coding sequence ATGATTGTTCGTATATTATTATTGTCTGTTATCCTCTTTATTGTTGAGTTTTATGCCTTTCAAGCAATACGTACCTTAATAAAGCTAAAATGGGTTTTGATATCTTATCAAATCATCAGTTTGCTACTCTTTTTGTTTATTCTTTATTTTTTTACCCAGTTTGATCGCTCCGTAGGACAAACGAAACAAACAATGTTTACAATGGGTTTAGTTCTTTTGGTTTATATTCCAAAATTGGTTTTAAGTCTTGTTTTGCTAGGTGAAGATATTTTTAGAATTGGAGCAGGATCAGTAAATTATTTTATTGAAAACAATGATGATGCAACCTTTTTTGCGTCCAGAAGAAAATTCGTGAGTCAGGTAGGGTTAGGGTTGGCGGCCGTTCCTTTTTTATCTTTAATATATGGCGTGACCGTAGGGAAGTATAATTATAAGGTTATCAGACAGCAGATATTTTTCCCTGATTTGCCAGATGCTTTTGATGGTTTTACCATCACACAAATATCAGATGTGCACAGTGGAAGCTTTGATAATCCAGAGAAAATCAATTATGCAATAGATTTAGTAAATGAGCAAAATTCGGATCTGATTTTGTTTACTGGAGATATTGTTAATACTGATGCTAAAGAAATGCATCCTTGGATAGAAACGTTCAACCGAATCAAAAAGCATGAATTTGGTAAATATTCTGTTTTAGGGAATCATGATTATGGTGAATATGTTACTTGGCCATCTGAAAATGCAAAAGAGAAAAACTTTCAAGACATAAAAAATCTCTACGGACAAATAGGATTTAAACTATTATTGAATGAGCATACTTTTATTGAAAAAGGAGGGGAGAAAATTGCATTAGTTGGAGTAGAGAATTGGGGTCAAAATTTTAAAAAAGCTGGCGACATCAATAAAGCTTCACAATATTTGGAAAAAGAAGATTTTAAAATTTTAATGAGTCACGATCCAAGCCATTGGGATTATGAAATTAAAAATCACGATAAAAATTTCCATTTAACATTATCCGGGCATACACACGGTATGCAATTTGGAATTGAAATCCCAGGGTATTTCAAATGGAGTTTAGCGCAATATGTTTACACGCAATGGGCTGGTTTGTATGAAAATTTAGGAAGATATGTTTATGTAAATAGAGGTTTTGGCTTTCATGCTTATCCTGGAAGAGTAGGAATTATGCCTGAAATTACCGTGATTGAACTAAAAAAGGGCAAGGCTTTGGCTTAA
- a CDS encoding thioredoxin family protein — MSKFGELINTQIPVLIDFYTDWNESSVSMHPVIRDVAAALGDKAKVIKIDVDKNQELAEALRIKGLPTLMIYKEGLMIWRQSGELDANTIINLVQEQI, encoded by the coding sequence ATGTCAAAATTTGGAGAACTTATAAATACACAAATCCCTGTGTTGATTGACTTTTATACGGATTGGAATGAATCATCGGTTTCAATGCATCCTGTAATTAGAGATGTGGCGGCTGCGCTTGGTGACAAGGCAAAAGTCATAAAAATTGACGTTGATAAAAATCAAGAATTAGCGGAAGCTTTGCGAATAAAAGGACTTCCTACTTTAATGATTTATAAAGAAGGTTTAATGATCTGGAGACAATCTGGAGAATTAGATGCTAATACAATCATTAATCTGGTTCAAGAGCAGATATAG
- a CDS encoding polysaccharide deacetylase family protein, protein MNDIWVKTNWIIKKIFSNYVWNIPNTENKIHLTFDDGPIPEITEWVLEELKKHQVKATFFCIGDNIGKHPEIFNKVISEGHAIGNHTFNHLNGWKTTTEIYLDNFERCEKTIQQTAINNLNVKIFRPPYGKIKRSQAKAIRQLAYKIIMWDVLSVDFDSTLSKEKCLENVLSNVESGSIIVFHDSTKAFKNLEYVLPKTLAYLKEKNFTCEVIE, encoded by the coding sequence ATGAACGATATCTGGGTAAAAACAAATTGGATCATAAAGAAAATATTTTCAAATTATGTTTGGAATATTCCCAATACTGAAAATAAAATACACCTCACTTTTGACGACGGTCCCATACCGGAAATTACTGAATGGGTTTTGGAAGAATTAAAAAAACATCAGGTAAAAGCAACGTTTTTCTGTATTGGTGATAATATTGGTAAACATCCGGAAATATTCAACAAAGTCATTAGCGAAGGACACGCCATTGGAAATCACACCTTCAATCATTTGAATGGTTGGAAAACTACAACTGAAATTTATTTAGATAATTTCGAACGATGCGAGAAAACCATCCAACAAACTGCAATCAATAATCTGAATGTTAAAATCTTTCGTCCGCCATATGGCAAAATAAAAAGATCGCAAGCGAAAGCTATACGCCAATTGGCCTATAAAATAATAATGTGGGATGTTCTTAGTGTAGATTTTGATTCCACTCTCTCAAAGGAAAAGTGTTTAGAAAACGTTCTCTCTAACGTAGAATCAGGAAGTATAATTGTTTTTCACGACAGTACAAAGGCCTTCAAAAACCTTGAATATGTACTCCCTAAAACCTTGGCTTATTTAAAAGAAAAAAACTTTACCTGTGAAGTTATAGAATAG
- a CDS encoding DUF2723 domain-containing protein: MVTFNFNKWNTIIGWFTFAIALVTYTLTVEPTMSFWDCGEYIATAAKLEVGHPPGAPLFQMIGAFFAMFASDDKHIALMVNMMSVFSSAFTILFMYWSSTMLLKKLISRFSEINKDNAIVILGSSFVGALAYTFSDSFWFNAVEAEVYAMASLLISLLFWLGLRWEQDMETPRGNKWLLIICLVVGLSFGVHFMALLTIPAIGFLYFFKHYKFVTVKNFIIANVVVIAILLVIFKLLLPYTMAFFAKTEVFMVNELGMPFNSGSIFVALLFIAFFYFGLKYTKQKGFIFYNTVILCILFILIGFSTWMMLPIRANANTVINENKPSDAAEVLAYYNREQYGVNPLFYGSQYTETFAGLDKENPYLDKAPNYERDYKTGKYIITNNFKNAEQNSDDHQKTILPRMWSTEHVANYMNFSNPPAFKINPDYPYEDDLAKYGIDPSNLTEEEHDKAIAQLKNEVQKTITEFRQAYAQKQIDNDGYVSFLKSYGDYLIIEKPTTVDNLSFMVEYQFGYMYWRYLMWNFVGRQSDVQGRYDNLDGNWISGIKFIDNLHLGSQDNLPSDVLNNKGRNVYFFLPFILGLIGLMYHANKDLKSFYVLLALFLFTGLALKIYLNERPFEPRERDYALVGSFYVFAIWIGFGVYALYESAQKYLAPKIAGPILIAACLLAAPVLMASQNWDDHDRSNKYTALTLAKAYLNSCDPNAILFTIGDNDTFPLWYAQEIEKVRTDVKIVNTSLFMTDWYIDQMKTKTYESDPLPISFTHDQYVGDKLDYVAHIPKVDTRWEIKDFLNFIKNPKSTVEMQNGQTIHFYPTNKIRIPVDKNAIIKNKVVSSKYNDSIVPYIDLDIKGNALYKNRLMMLDIIANNNWKRPIYFSAGAFDSDDYLWMKDYLQLDGMVVYKLVPIRTKFNKDDGQMDMGQIDTDKMYANVMKLDWGNSDSPKIYHDPETRRNGITYRMGLARLMNQLIAEGKKDKAKNIIDLAMTKMPLDKFGYYSLVEPFPKGYYDIGEKAKAQQLLEKLMTKYKENLDYYAKLSSSDQTDIAVDIITDIERYRGLLKVMKESGDIPFYNKNRSTFNTYIRIFERFGREKE, encoded by the coding sequence ATGGTAACATTCAATTTCAATAAATGGAATACGATTATAGGTTGGTTTACATTTGCAATAGCATTAGTAACATATACGCTCACTGTTGAGCCCACAATGAGTTTTTGGGATTGTGGAGAATATATTGCAACTGCGGCCAAACTTGAGGTAGGACATCCGCCCGGAGCTCCTTTATTCCAGATGATTGGTGCCTTTTTCGCGATGTTTGCCTCAGATGATAAACATATTGCATTAATGGTCAATATGATGTCTGTTTTTTCAAGTGCCTTTACGATTTTATTTATGTATTGGTCTTCCACCATGTTATTAAAAAAGCTAATTTCTCGCTTTTCTGAAATAAACAAAGACAACGCCATAGTTATCCTTGGAAGTTCATTTGTAGGAGCATTAGCTTATACATTCTCTGATAGTTTTTGGTTCAATGCCGTAGAAGCCGAAGTTTATGCTATGGCTTCTCTACTTATTTCTCTCCTGTTTTGGTTGGGATTGCGTTGGGAACAAGACATGGAAACACCAAGAGGAAATAAATGGCTATTGATCATTTGTTTGGTTGTTGGACTTTCATTTGGAGTTCACTTCATGGCTCTATTAACAATACCAGCGATAGGTTTTCTTTATTTTTTCAAACATTACAAATTCGTTACCGTCAAAAATTTCATCATTGCAAATGTTGTCGTTATCGCAATCTTATTAGTTATATTCAAACTATTATTGCCTTACACAATGGCTTTCTTTGCCAAGACTGAAGTTTTCATGGTAAATGAATTAGGAATGCCATTTAATTCGGGTTCTATTTTTGTTGCACTACTTTTTATCGCATTCTTTTATTTTGGATTAAAATACACCAAGCAAAAAGGCTTTATATTTTACAATACTGTCATTCTTTGCATTTTATTTATTTTAATTGGATTTTCTACCTGGATGATGCTACCCATCAGAGCAAACGCCAATACGGTAATTAACGAAAATAAACCTTCGGATGCAGCAGAAGTGCTAGCTTACTACAACAGAGAACAATACGGCGTAAATCCATTGTTTTATGGGTCACAATACACTGAAACTTTTGCAGGCTTAGACAAGGAAAATCCTTATTTAGACAAAGCGCCAAACTACGAAAGAGATTATAAAACCGGCAAATATATTATTACGAATAATTTCAAAAATGCCGAACAAAATAGTGACGATCATCAAAAAACTATTTTGCCTAGAATGTGGAGTACAGAGCATGTGGCGAATTACATGAATTTCTCTAACCCGCCTGCATTTAAAATCAATCCGGATTATCCTTATGAAGATGATTTAGCAAAATACGGAATAGACCCGAGTAATTTAACCGAAGAAGAACACGACAAAGCCATCGCGCAGTTGAAGAATGAAGTTCAAAAAACGATAACTGAATTTAGACAAGCTTATGCTCAAAAACAAATAGACAATGATGGCTATGTTTCTTTCTTAAAAAGTTACGGGGATTATTTGATCATAGAAAAACCAACAACTGTTGACAATTTAAGCTTTATGGTCGAATATCAATTTGGATACATGTACTGGAGGTATTTGATGTGGAACTTCGTTGGACGTCAAAGTGATGTGCAAGGAAGATATGATAACTTAGATGGAAACTGGATCAGCGGAATTAAGTTTATCGACAATTTACACTTAGGTTCACAAGATAATTTACCATCTGATGTACTAAATAATAAAGGCCGAAACGTATATTTCTTTTTACCTTTTATATTGGGACTTATTGGTTTGATGTATCACGCCAATAAAGATTTAAAGAGTTTCTATGTCTTACTGGCGCTGTTCTTATTTACAGGTTTAGCATTGAAAATTTACCTAAACGAACGACCTTTTGAACCGAGAGAAAGAGATTACGCTTTAGTGGGATCTTTCTATGTATTTGCCATTTGGATAGGATTTGGTGTCTATGCACTCTACGAAAGCGCCCAGAAATATTTGGCTCCAAAAATAGCAGGACCCATACTTATAGCAGCATGTTTATTAGCCGCTCCGGTTCTTATGGCTTCTCAAAACTGGGATGATCACGACCGTTCTAACAAATATACCGCTTTAACTTTGGCGAAAGCGTATCTTAACTCTTGTGACCCAAATGCCATATTATTTACCATAGGTGACAATGACACTTTCCCATTATGGTATGCTCAAGAAATAGAAAAGGTAAGAACCGATGTTAAAATCGTAAATACGAGTCTTTTCATGACCGATTGGTATATTGATCAAATGAAAACGAAAACGTACGAATCTGATCCTTTACCAATTTCATTCACACACGACCAATATGTAGGAGACAAATTAGATTATGTGGCTCATATTCCAAAAGTAGATACCAGATGGGAAATAAAAGATTTTTTAAATTTTATTAAAAATCCAAAATCAACCGTTGAGATGCAAAACGGACAAACGATTCATTTTTATCCAACAAATAAAATAAGGATTCCTGTTGACAAGAATGCCATCATAAAGAACAAAGTTGTTTCATCAAAATATAATGACTCTATTGTCCCCTATATTGACTTAGATATCAAAGGAAATGCATTGTATAAAAACCGATTAATGATGCTTGATATTATAGCTAATAATAATTGGAAAAGACCAATTTATTTCAGTGCTGGCGCATTTGATAGCGATGATTATCTTTGGATGAAAGATTACCTTCAATTAGACGGTATGGTAGTCTATAAATTAGTTCCCATAAGAACCAAATTCAATAAAGACGATGGCCAAATGGATATGGGACAAATTGATACCGATAAAATGTATGCCAACGTTATGAAACTGGACTGGGGAAATAGTGACAGTCCAAAAATATATCATGACCCTGAAACCAGAAGAAATGGCATTACCTATAGAATGGGTCTTGCCAGATTGATGAATCAGTTAATTGCCGAAGGAAAAAAAGACAAAGCAAAAAACATCATCGATTTAGCCATGACTAAAATGCCATTGGATAAATTTGGATATTATTCTCTTGTAGAGCCATTTCCAAAAGGGTATTATGACATTGGTGAAAAAGCAAAAGCGCAGCAACTTTTAGAAAAATTAATGACTAAATATAAAGAAAACCTTGATTATTATGCCAAACTAAGCTCATCAGACCAAACGGATATCGCTGTGGATATTATTACTGATATCGAACGTTACAGAGGTTTACTGAAAGTAATGAAAGAAAGCGGAGATATTCCATTTTACAATAAAAACAGATCCACTTTTAATACTTATATTAGGATATTTGAACGATTTGGTCGTGAAAAAGAGTAA
- a CDS encoding universal stress protein, with protein MKRILVPTDFSKHAEDALKLAVQIAKKNKSEIFLLHMLELPGQMSDAISGGSGIPEVMLFIKKANETLQKIMEISLLDGISVTANVQFERASHGILSFSKKNKIDLIIMGSHGSSGIEEILIGSNTEKVVRLSDIPVLVIKNDPDKFQAKNFVFASDFSQEIKKSFKKMVAFTEIFDANLFLVTICTPNSFKSTTATEKIMSDFASDFDLKNYSMHIFNDSNIENGILNFTSSINADLIGLCTHGRTGLSHFFNGSVSEDLVNHTVKPVITFKI; from the coding sequence ATGAAACGAATTTTAGTACCCACTGATTTTTCAAAACATGCTGAAGACGCATTAAAGCTAGCAGTTCAAATTGCAAAAAAAAATAAGAGCGAAATCTTCTTGCTACATATGCTGGAATTGCCTGGTCAAATGAGCGATGCAATTTCTGGCGGAAGCGGCATTCCAGAGGTTATGCTATTTATAAAAAAAGCAAACGAAACGTTACAAAAAATCATGGAAATTTCGCTTCTGGATGGGATTTCGGTTACGGCAAACGTACAATTCGAAAGAGCTTCACATGGTATATTATCGTTCAGCAAAAAAAATAAAATAGATTTAATCATCATGGGGTCCCACGGATCTTCCGGAATTGAAGAAATACTTATTGGATCTAATACAGAAAAAGTGGTTCGTCTTTCAGACATCCCGGTGCTAGTCATAAAAAATGATCCCGACAAATTTCAAGCTAAAAACTTTGTTTTCGCCTCTGACTTTTCACAAGAAATAAAAAAATCATTTAAAAAAATGGTTGCATTCACCGAAATTTTTGACGCAAATTTATTTTTAGTAACGATATGCACTCCCAACAGTTTCAAATCCACTACTGCCACTGAGAAAATAATGAGTGATTTTGCAAGTGATTTTGACCTAAAAAACTATTCGATGCACATTTTCAACGATTCAAACATCGAAAATGGAATACTCAATTTTACCAGTTCCATCAATGCCGATTTAATTGGGCTTTGTACCCATGGGAGAACAGGATTATCGCATTTTTTTAATGGGAGCGTTAGTGAAGATTTAGTAAATCACACTGTCAAACCGGTAATCACTTTTAAAATTTAG
- the rimP gene encoding ribosome assembly cofactor RimP, with product MAFKEKVNTVLAEALLDKPSVFLIDLIITDAFKVIVTLDGDNGVALQDCIDVSRAIDNSIDREEQDFSLEVASVGVGSPLKLVRQYKKNVGRTLIVKTGTEIIEAELVEANDDFVILSWKAREPKKLGKGKETVQKELKLPYEDIKEAIVTVTF from the coding sequence ATGGCATTTAAAGAAAAAGTAAATACAGTTTTGGCGGAAGCCCTTTTAGATAAGCCCTCGGTTTTTCTAATTGATCTGATTATTACAGATGCTTTTAAGGTTATTGTTACCTTAGATGGTGATAATGGTGTGGCATTACAAGATTGTATCGATGTTAGTCGCGCAATAGACAACAGTATCGATCGAGAAGAACAAGATTTTTCTTTAGAAGTAGCTTCGGTAGGAGTTGGTTCACCTCTTAAATTAGTGCGTCAATACAAGAAAAACGTAGGTAGAACATTGATTGTAAAGACTGGCACAGAAATAATTGAGGCGGAATTAGTGGAAGCTAATGATGATTTTGTAATTTTGTCGTGGAAAGCAAGAGAACCTAAAAAATTAGGAAAGGGTAAGGAAACAGTTCAAAAAGAACTTAAATTACCTTACGAAGATATAAAAGAAGCAATTGTTACAGTAACATTTTAA
- the nusA gene encoding transcription termination factor NusA, with protein MENLALIDSFSEFKDDKLIDRVTLMAILEDVFRNALKKKYGSDDNFDIIINPDKGDMEIWQRRVIVADDDLDLDHLEITLTEARKIEPDFEIGEEVSEEVKLIDLGRRAILALRQNLISKIHEHDNTNLYKQFKDLIGDIYTAEVHHVRPRVVILVDDEGNEIILPKEKQIPSDFFRKGDNVRGIIESVELKGNKPQIIMSRTSEKFLEKLFEQEIPEVFDGLIMVKKVVRIPGEKAKVAVDSYDDRIDPVGACVGMKGSRIHGIVRELGNENIDVINYTSNIQLFITRALSPAKVSSIKINEETKRAEVFLKLEEVSKAIGRGGHNIKLAGLLTGYELDVIREGDVAGAATDDDDVELTEFSDEIESWVIEEFAKIGLDTAKSILKQDVDDLVRRTDLEEETIQEVMRILKEEFES; from the coding sequence ATGGAAAATTTAGCATTAATCGATTCATTCTCAGAGTTTAAAGATGATAAACTTATTGATCGTGTAACGCTTATGGCAATTTTGGAAGATGTATTTAGAAATGCATTGAAGAAAAAATACGGTTCAGATGATAATTTCGATATTATTATAAATCCTGATAAAGGAGATATGGAAATATGGCAAAGAAGAGTTATTGTTGCTGATGATGATTTGGATTTAGATCACCTTGAGATTACTTTAACTGAAGCTAGAAAAATTGAGCCTGATTTCGAAATTGGAGAAGAGGTTTCCGAAGAAGTGAAGTTGATAGACTTAGGAAGAAGAGCTATTTTGGCTTTACGCCAAAATTTAATTTCTAAGATTCATGAACACGATAATACTAATTTATACAAGCAATTTAAAGATTTAATTGGCGATATTTATACTGCTGAAGTTCATCATGTACGTCCAAGAGTAGTAATTTTGGTGGACGATGAAGGAAATGAAATTATTTTGCCAAAAGAGAAACAAATACCTTCAGATTTTTTTCGTAAAGGAGATAACGTTCGTGGGATAATTGAAAGTGTTGAATTGAAAGGGAATAAACCTCAAATTATTATGTCTAGAACTTCAGAGAAGTTTTTAGAAAAATTATTTGAACAAGAAATTCCTGAGGTTTTTGACGGTTTGATTATGGTTAAAAAAGTGGTGAGAATTCCAGGCGAAAAAGCAAAAGTAGCTGTAGATTCTTATGACGACAGAATAGATCCTGTAGGAGCTTGTGTAGGTATGAAAGGTTCCCGTATTCACGGTATTGTCCGTGAATTAGGAAATGAAAATATTGATGTTATAAATTACACTAGCAATATTCAATTGTTTATAACTAGAGCGTTAAGTCCAGCTAAGGTTTCTTCTATCAAAATTAACGAAGAAACTAAAAGAGCAGAAGTGTTCTTGAAACTGGAAGAGGTTTCTAAAGCAATTGGTAGAGGTGGTCATAACATAAAATTAGCCGGTTTATTGACGGGTTATGAATTAGATGTTATCAGAGAAGGTGACGTTGCTGGTGCAGCTACTGATGATGATGATGTTGAATTAACAGAGTTTTCAGATGAAATTGAAAGCTGGGTTATCGAAGAATTTGCTAAAATTGGTTTGGATACTGCAAAAAGTATTTTGAAACAAGATGTAGATGATTTAGTAAGAAGAACAGATCTTGAAGAGGAAACAATTCAAGAAGTAATGAGAATATTGAAAGAAGAATTTGAGAGTTAA
- the infB gene encoding translation initiation factor IF-2, giving the protein MSEERIIRINKVLRELNISLERAVDYLKDKGIAIESNPNTKISDDVYNVLCGQFAGDKGNKEASKEVGEEKRKEKEALRVEREKEIEEKRKLDEERQKQQEVIKARAVIAGPVQVGKIDLNPKRAAVVPTPKAIEKIEVPAVKVTEKVTEEKPVVVDAVEKAAPVQKEPVQEKPVADKKEVKPVVGIKEVKKEPVQEVTPEVKAVAKVDEAPVDETITTQYQKLSGTTLTGQIIDLSQFNKPKKKKEEPKITPNKPGAPGSAAANNANKNKRKRIAPKPGAPRPPAVPGVPGAPNPNKITPNVGGGGFNANRSARPGFVKGNRPAIVAKVEPTEEEVKNQIRETLEKLQGKGGKSKAAKYRRDKRDTHRQKSDDEQRAIDEGSKTIKVTEFVTVGEIAIMMDVPITKVIGTCMSLGIMVTMNQRLDAETLTIVADEFGYEVEFITVDIEEAIQVVADKEEDLVFRAPIVTVMGHVDHGKTSLLDYIRKENVIAGESGGITQHIGAYGVTLDNGQKIAFLDTPGHEAFTAMRARGAQVTDIAIIVIAADDDIMPQTKEAISHAQAAGVPIIFAINKVDKPNANPEKIKEKLAGMNLLVEDWGGKIQSHDISAKVGTGVKELLEKVLLEAELLDLKSNPNKAASGTVVEAFLDKGKGYVSTILVQNGTLKIGDYMLAGKHHGKIKAMHDERGNIVTVAGPSTPVSVLGLDGAATAGDKFNIFEDEKEAKQIASKRSQLMREQSVRTQRHITLDEIGRRIALGQFKELNIILKGDVDGSVEALSDSFSKLSTEEIQINIIHKGVGAITETDVMLASASDAIIIGFNVRPAGNARQLADKEEIDIRYYSIIYAAIDDLKDAMEGMLAPEMKEEILGTAEIREIFKISKVGSIAGSMVMDGKIVKNAKMRIIREGVVVFTGELLALKRFKDDVKDVAKGYDCGIQVKGYNDIEERDVIESYHEVAVKKKLK; this is encoded by the coding sequence ATGTCTGAAGAGAGAATTATTAGAATAAACAAAGTTTTAAGGGAATTGAATATTTCTTTGGAAAGAGCTGTGGATTATCTAAAAGATAAGGGAATTGCTATTGAATCAAATCCAAACACAAAAATTTCTGATGATGTATACAATGTCTTGTGCGGTCAGTTTGCTGGTGACAAAGGGAATAAAGAAGCTTCGAAAGAAGTAGGAGAAGAGAAGAGAAAGGAAAAGGAAGCTTTACGTGTGGAGCGTGAAAAAGAAATTGAAGAAAAGCGAAAGCTTGATGAAGAACGACAAAAACAACAAGAAGTTATAAAAGCGAGAGCTGTTATAGCGGGACCTGTTCAAGTTGGGAAAATCGATCTTAATCCAAAAAGGGCAGCTGTTGTTCCAACTCCAAAAGCCATAGAAAAGATTGAAGTTCCAGCTGTAAAAGTTACGGAAAAAGTTACAGAAGAAAAACCTGTTGTAGTTGACGCTGTTGAAAAAGCAGCGCCAGTTCAAAAGGAACCTGTGCAAGAAAAACCTGTTGCAGACAAAAAAGAAGTTAAGCCTGTTGTTGGAATAAAAGAAGTTAAGAAGGAACCTGTACAAGAGGTTACTCCTGAAGTGAAAGCGGTTGCTAAAGTTGATGAAGCACCTGTTGACGAAACTATAACGACTCAATACCAAAAGTTATCAGGAACTACTTTGACTGGTCAAATAATTGATTTATCTCAATTTAATAAACCAAAGAAGAAAAAAGAAGAGCCTAAAATTACTCCAAATAAACCGGGTGCTCCTGGTTCAGCTGCTGCTAATAATGCTAACAAAAATAAACGTAAAAGAATTGCTCCAAAACCGGGTGCTCCTAGACCACCTGCTGTTCCTGGAGTTCCAGGTGCACCAAATCCTAATAAGATTACGCCAAATGTTGGTGGTGGAGGTTTTAACGCTAACAGAAGTGCAAGACCTGGTTTCGTAAAGGGAAACAGACCTGCAATTGTTGCAAAAGTGGAACCTACTGAAGAGGAAGTAAAAAACCAAATTAGAGAAACTTTAGAAAAACTACAAGGTAAAGGTGGTAAATCTAAAGCGGCTAAATATAGAAGAGATAAAAGAGATACACACCGTCAGAAATCTGATGATGAGCAAAGAGCTATTGACGAAGGAAGTAAAACTATTAAAGTTACTGAGTTTGTTACTGTAGGTGAAATTGCTATCATGATGGATGTGCCAATTACTAAAGTTATTGGTACTTGTATGTCACTTGGAATCATGGTTACCATGAATCAACGTCTTGATGCAGAAACATTGACTATTGTAGCTGATGAATTTGGTTATGAAGTTGAGTTTATAACTGTTGATATCGAAGAAGCAATTCAAGTAGTAGCTGATAAAGAAGAAGATTTAGTCTTTAGAGCTCCTATCGTTACTGTAATGGGTCACGTCGATCACGGTAAAACATCTTTATTGGATTATATTCGTAAAGAAAATGTTATCGCAGGTGAATCTGGAGGAATAACACAGCATATTGGTGCCTATGGAGTAACATTGGATAACGGACAAAAAATTGCATTCTTAGATACACCAGGTCACGAAGCCTTTACAGCGATGCGTGCCCGTGGAGCTCAAGTTACGGATATCGCTATTATTGTAATTGCAGCTGATGATGACATTATGCCGCAAACAAAAGAAGCGATAAGCCATGCTCAAGCAGCTGGAGTTCCGATCATTTTCGCTATCAATAAAGTGGATAAGCCAAATGCTAATCCTGAGAAAATTAAAGAAAAATTAGCAGGTATGAATTTACTTGTTGAAGATTGGGGTGGAAAAATTCAATCTCATGATATTTCTGCAAAAGTAGGAACTGGTGTTAAAGAATTATTGGAAAAAGTATTGCTTGAAGCAGAACTTTTAGATTTAAAATCTAATCCAAATAAAGCGGCTTCAGGAACTGTTGTGGAAGCTTTCTTGGATAAAGGAAAAGGATATGTTTCTACTATATTAGTTCAAAACGGAACATTGAAAATTGGAGATTATATGTTGGCTGGTAAACATCATGGTAAAATTAAAGCCATGCATGATGAACGAGGAAATATTGTTACTGTAGCAGGTCCTTCGACTCCGGTATCTGTTCTTGGTTTAGATGGTGCAGCAACAGCGGGTGATAAATTCAATATTTTTGAAGACGAAAAAGAAGCGAAACAAATTGCATCTAAACGTTCTCAATTAATGCGTGAACAATCAGTTCGTACGCAACGACATATTACGTTAGATGAAATTGGACGTAGAATTGCATTAGGTCAATTTAAAGAATTGAACATTATCCTTAAAGGAGATGTGGATGGTTCTGTTGAAGCCTTGTCAGATTCGTTCTCTAAATTATCTACCGAAGAAATACAAATCAATATTATTCATAAAGGTGTTGGAGCAATTACAGAAACTGATGTTATGTTGGCTTCTGCTTCTGATGCGATCATCATCGGATTTAATGTTCGTCCTGCTGGAAATGCAAGACAATTAGCCGACAAAGAAGAAATTGACATCCGTTACTATTCTATCATTTACGCTGCAATCGACGACTTGAAAGATGCAATGGAAGGAATGTTGGCTCCAGAGATGAAAGAAGAAATTCTGGGTACAGCAGAAATTAGAGAGATATTCAAAATTTCTAAAGTTGGTTCTATTGCTGGAAGTATGGTTATGGATGGTAAAATTGTTAAAAATGCCAAAATGAGAATCATTAGAGAAGGTGTGGTCGTGTTTACAGGTGAGCTGTTAGCATTGAAACGTTTCAAAGATGATGTGAAAGATGTAGCTAAAGGATACGATTGTGGTATTCAAGTAAAAGGGTATAACGACATTGAAGAAAGAGATGTTATTGAATCCTACCATGAAGTAGCAGTCAAAAAGAAATTGAAATAG